One region of Natronorubrum aibiense genomic DNA includes:
- a CDS encoding SLC13 family permease — MAGSLALAQEPVTQPALTTDILVVFGVVAFALVMFLTERLPIDVTAILLIVVLVVLEPWTGIDPSTGISGFANDATITVLAMLILSGGIARTGIVQELGRRMANFAGTSIRKQLFATVVATSPVSGFLNNTPVVALLVPVVTDVANRGNTSPSKLLIPLSYASQVGGMLTLIGTSTNILASDISARLGADYPELHRFSMFEFTQLGAIVVIVGALYLIFVGHYLLPERVPARANYVEEYEVGDYIVEVAVVPGSPYVDETVGTATDALGPEIDVVQVVHDEDRSVAPRQETRLDEGDVLVVRTNRDAITMLEDAPGVELVGDPRSDAELSTDNEAGIITELVVSLDSRLVGERLDPEAFREEFNAAVLGLRHHGSLVSDRIVGKRLDVGDTLLVQAPPDTLDRLSRRDDVIVAREPPRPEYRADKAPVAVAIMIGVVAVAALELYPILLSALAGVVAMVVTGVLEPNELYDAVEWDIIFLLAGVIPLGIALEQTGAAAYLAFLVVQSAGFLPTLVVLWLFYIMTGLITEVISNNASVVLLIPVAAAAAAGIGANPFAFVLAVTFAASTAFLGPIGYQTNLFVYGPGGYRFSDYFRIGAPLQLLLSVVTVLGIAFFWGV; from the coding sequence ATGGCAGGTAGTCTGGCGCTCGCTCAGGAGCCGGTGACCCAGCCAGCGCTGACGACTGACATACTCGTCGTCTTTGGCGTCGTTGCGTTCGCGCTCGTGATGTTTCTCACCGAGCGGCTGCCGATCGATGTCACCGCGATTCTGTTGATCGTCGTGCTGGTCGTCCTCGAGCCGTGGACGGGCATCGACCCGAGCACCGGGATCTCCGGATTCGCCAACGACGCGACGATCACGGTGCTCGCGATGTTGATTTTGAGCGGTGGGATCGCCCGCACGGGGATCGTTCAGGAGCTGGGACGGCGCATGGCGAACTTTGCGGGCACCAGCATCCGGAAACAACTGTTCGCCACCGTCGTCGCGACGAGCCCCGTCTCCGGCTTTCTGAACAATACGCCCGTCGTCGCGTTGCTGGTGCCGGTCGTCACCGACGTCGCCAACCGCGGGAACACATCGCCGTCGAAGCTGTTGATCCCGCTGTCCTATGCCTCACAGGTCGGCGGCATGCTCACCCTCATCGGGACCTCGACGAACATCCTCGCGAGCGACATCAGCGCCCGACTCGGCGCTGACTACCCTGAACTTCACCGGTTTTCGATGTTCGAGTTCACGCAACTGGGAGCCATCGTCGTCATCGTCGGCGCGCTGTATCTGATCTTCGTCGGCCACTACCTCCTTCCCGAGCGGGTCCCGGCGCGGGCGAACTACGTCGAAGAGTACGAGGTCGGCGACTATATCGTCGAAGTCGCCGTCGTCCCCGGGTCGCCGTACGTCGACGAGACGGTCGGCACCGCGACCGACGCGCTCGGTCCCGAGATCGACGTCGTGCAGGTCGTCCACGACGAGGATCGGTCGGTCGCCCCGCGACAGGAGACGCGACTCGACGAGGGCGACGTGCTGGTCGTCCGCACTAACCGGGACGCGATTACGATGCTCGAGGACGCCCCGGGCGTCGAACTCGTCGGTGATCCCCGCTCCGATGCGGAGTTGTCGACCGACAACGAGGCGGGGATCATCACGGAACTCGTCGTCTCGCTCGACTCGCGGCTGGTCGGCGAGCGACTCGATCCCGAGGCGTTTCGCGAGGAGTTCAACGCTGCCGTCCTCGGCCTGCGCCACCACGGGTCGCTTGTCAGCGATCGCATCGTCGGCAAGCGACTCGACGTCGGTGACACGCTCCTCGTTCAGGCTCCGCCGGACACGCTCGACCGCCTCTCGCGACGCGACGACGTGATCGTCGCTCGCGAGCCGCCGCGGCCGGAGTACCGCGCCGACAAAGCCCCCGTCGCCGTCGCCATCATGATCGGTGTCGTCGCCGTCGCCGCCCTCGAGCTCTACCCCATCTTGCTCTCAGCGCTCGCGGGCGTGGTTGCGATGGTCGTCACAGGCGTCCTCGAGCCGAACGAACTGTACGACGCCGTCGAGTGGGACATCATCTTCCTGCTGGCGGGGGTGATCCCGCTGGGAATCGCCCTCGAGCAGACCGGTGCGGCCGCCTATCTCGCCTTCCTCGTGGTGCAGTCAGCGGGCTTTTTGCCGACGCTGGTCGTGTTGTGGTTGTTTTACATCATGACCGGGCTGATCACGGAGGTGATCAGCAACAACGCCAGCGTGGTCCTGCTGATTCCGGTCGCGGCGGCCGCGGCGGCGGGGATCGGCGCGAATCCGTTCGCGTTCGTGTTGGCGGTCACCTTCGCCGCGAGCACCGCCTTCCTCGGCCCGATCGGCTACCAGACGAATCTGTTCGTCTACGGGCCCGGCGGCTACCGTTTTAGCGACTACTTCCGGATCGGCGCACCGCTGCAACTGCTTCTGTCGGTCGTCACCGTGCTCGGGATCGCGTTCTTCTGGGGTGTATGA
- a CDS encoding manganese-dependent inorganic pyrophosphatase, with translation MSQTSYVIGHQQPDTDTIISAIAHARLKQAQGEDVVAARAGELNPETQFVLERWDVEEPTLLEDATDEQLLLVDHNEHSQTVEGARDADVVEIIDHHRIGDVETSNPIRFRNEPVGSTATILTGLYDEADVEIDEQTAGLLLSGLLSDTVVLRSPTTTETDEVVAERLAEIAGVDYEEYGKELLKQKSKLGEKEPREMVLGDFKEFEFGDSDVGIGQIETVEPAPVLDQRDAVLEAMDEVVAEREYALLVLLVTDLLEEESTALIAGDHTDTVEDALDTTVEDREAFLPGVMSRKKQVVPPLEDAF, from the coding sequence ATGTCACAGACCAGTTACGTTATCGGACACCAGCAGCCAGACACGGACACGATCATCTCCGCCATCGCCCACGCACGCCTGAAGCAGGCACAGGGCGAAGACGTCGTCGCCGCGCGAGCCGGCGAACTGAACCCGGAGACGCAGTTCGTCCTCGAACGCTGGGACGTCGAAGAGCCGACGCTGCTCGAAGATGCGACGGACGAACAGCTGCTCCTCGTCGACCACAACGAACACAGCCAGACCGTCGAGGGTGCGCGGGACGCTGACGTCGTCGAGATCATCGACCACCACCGAATCGGTGACGTCGAGACGAGCAACCCGATTCGCTTCCGGAACGAGCCGGTCGGCTCGACCGCGACGATTCTTACGGGCCTGTACGACGAGGCCGACGTCGAGATCGACGAACAGACCGCCGGCCTGTTGCTCAGCGGCCTGCTGAGCGACACCGTCGTGCTCCGCTCGCCAACGACGACCGAGACGGACGAGGTCGTCGCCGAACGCCTCGCGGAGATCGCCGGCGTCGACTACGAGGAGTACGGCAAAGAACTGCTCAAACAGAAGAGCAAGCTCGGCGAGAAAGAGCCTCGGGAGATGGTGCTCGGCGACTTCAAGGAGTTCGAGTTCGGCGACTCCGACGTCGGCATCGGCCAGATCGAAACCGTCGAACCGGCCCCGGTGCTCGACCAGCGCGACGCCGTCCTCGAGGCGATGGATGAAGTCGTCGCGGAACGCGAGTACGCCCTCCTCGTCTTGCTCGTCACGGACCTCCTTGAGGAGGAGTCCACCGCACTGATCGCCGGCGACCACACCGACACCGTCGAAGACGCCCTCGACACCACCGTCGAGGACCGCGAGGCCTTCCTGCCCGGCGTCATGTCCCGCAAAAAGCAGGTCGTGCCGCCGCTCGAGGACGCATTTTGA
- a CDS encoding universal stress protein, with protein sequence MVSRVLVPMDGSEMSEHALKHALKAYPDAEITVLRVVGEPSPLWGEASGLALAENLEDAAQDLAAPTFNRAREIVADADGDAGLETMVELGHPVRAILNRADDYDTVVMGSHGGSITDSLYIGNVAQKIVRRSPVPVVVVR encoded by the coding sequence ATGGTTTCGCGCGTTCTTGTTCCGATGGACGGCTCCGAGATGAGCGAACATGCTCTCAAACATGCACTCAAAGCCTATCCGGACGCCGAGATAACCGTCTTGCGCGTCGTTGGCGAACCGTCACCGCTGTGGGGAGAGGCATCAGGCCTCGCACTCGCCGAAAATCTCGAAGATGCAGCACAGGATCTTGCAGCGCCGACATTCAATCGTGCACGTGAAATCGTTGCGGACGCCGACGGCGATGCGGGTCTCGAGACCATGGTCGAACTCGGCCATCCCGTTCGTGCGATCCTCAACCGAGCCGACGACTACGATACGGTCGTGATGGGGAGCCATGGTGGCTCCATTACAGATTCCCTCTATATTGGCAACGTCGCCCAAAAAATCGTTCGTCGATCGCCGGTTCCGGTCGTGGTCGTTCGGTGA
- a CDS encoding amino acid-binding protein: MFDEIMEKFEGSPSQQAVIRLLLERGFSVNDDGRVVSGGIEIPNTGIAREIGVDRRVVDSTTDVILEDPELRRIFQNISQVPSLMDLAPVLDLTVLTITPADAEQKGIVAGITGTLADHDISIRQTISEDPEFTDEPRLYLITDQELPGDVITAIRDLEFVRKIEIQ, from the coding sequence ATGTTCGACGAGATCATGGAGAAATTCGAGGGCTCGCCGAGCCAGCAGGCCGTTATTCGGCTCTTGCTGGAGCGTGGGTTCTCGGTCAACGACGACGGCCGCGTCGTCTCGGGCGGGATCGAAATTCCGAACACGGGAATCGCTCGCGAAATCGGCGTCGACCGTCGGGTCGTCGACTCGACCACCGACGTCATCCTCGAGGACCCCGAACTGCGGCGGATCTTCCAGAACATCTCGCAGGTGCCGAGTCTGATGGACCTCGCACCGGTGCTCGATCTGACGGTGCTCACGATCACGCCCGCTGACGCCGAACAGAAAGGGATCGTCGCGGGAATCACCGGCACGCTGGCCGATCACGACATCTCGATCCGCCAGACGATCAGCGAGGACCCGGAGTTCACCGACGAGCCGCGCCTCTACTTGATCACGGATCAGGAACTTCCCGGTGACGTGATCACCGCGATTCGAGACCTCGAATTCGTCCGGAAAATCGAAATCCAGTAG
- the hisB gene encoding imidazoleglycerol-phosphate dehydratase HisB: MSERAATVTRETGETSIECTVAIDGTGDADVDTGIGFFDHMLTAFAKHGLFDLAVDCDGDLEIDDHHTVEDVAIVLGEAIDEALGDRSGIVRYADRKVPLDEAVAGAVVDVSGRPRFYFDGEFSQEQIGGFTSDMARHFGESLAMHAGLTVHLEVSGENAHHEVEALFKALARTLDDATRVDDRRTDTPSTKGTL, from the coding sequence ATGAGCGAGCGAGCCGCGACTGTCACGCGCGAGACGGGCGAGACGTCGATCGAGTGTACGGTAGCGATCGACGGGACCGGCGACGCCGACGTCGACACCGGAATCGGCTTTTTCGACCACATGCTGACGGCGTTTGCCAAACACGGGCTGTTCGATCTGGCCGTCGACTGCGACGGCGACCTCGAGATTGACGACCATCACACGGTCGAAGACGTTGCCATCGTCCTCGGCGAGGCCATCGACGAGGCGCTCGGCGATCGGTCGGGGATCGTCCGCTACGCCGATCGAAAGGTGCCGCTGGACGAAGCCGTCGCCGGTGCCGTCGTCGACGTCAGCGGTCGGCCCCGATTCTACTTCGATGGCGAGTTCTCACAGGAACAGATCGGCGGGTTCACGAGCGATATGGCCCGTCACTTCGGCGAGTCGCTGGCGATGCACGCCGGTCTGACGGTTCATCTCGAGGTCTCCGGCGAGAACGCCCACCACGAGGTCGAGGCGCTGTTCAAGGCGCTTGCACGGACGCTCGACGACGCGACGCGGGTCGACGACCGACGGACGGACACGCCGAGTACGAAAGGAACGCTGTAG
- the hisA gene encoding 1-(5-phosphoribosyl)-5-[(5-phosphoribosylamino)methylideneamino]imidazole-4-carboxamide isomerase translates to MNSDDEAREAFEVIPAVDVQDGEVVQLVQGERGTEKTYGDPVEAAQRWIDAGAQSLHLVDLDGAFEGERRNADAIDAVLETVDVPTQLGGGIRTAEGAIDLLERGLDRVILGTAAVENPEIVAEISESHPDSVVVSLDAKDGEVVVEGWTEGAGITPVEAAERYAELGAAAILFTNVDVEGQLEGVATEPVRELVDATEIPVIASGGVATLEDVRTLADTGAAAVVVGSALYEGNFTLEDAQAAVNE, encoded by the coding sequence ATGAACAGCGATGACGAGGCGCGCGAGGCGTTCGAGGTCATTCCGGCAGTCGACGTCCAAGACGGCGAGGTCGTCCAGCTCGTCCAGGGCGAACGCGGCACCGAGAAAACGTACGGCGACCCGGTCGAAGCCGCACAGCGGTGGATCGACGCCGGCGCACAGTCGCTCCATCTCGTCGATCTCGACGGGGCGTTCGAGGGTGAACGGCGGAACGCGGATGCCATCGACGCCGTCCTCGAGACCGTCGACGTCCCCACCCAACTCGGTGGCGGGATTCGGACCGCTGAGGGCGCGATCGACCTCCTCGAGCGCGGCCTCGATCGCGTCATCCTCGGGACGGCGGCCGTCGAGAACCCCGAGATCGTCGCCGAGATCAGCGAGTCCCACCCCGACAGCGTCGTCGTCAGTCTCGACGCGAAAGACGGCGAGGTCGTCGTCGAGGGCTGGACCGAAGGCGCGGGCATCACCCCCGTCGAAGCCGCCGAACGCTACGCGGAACTGGGTGCGGCCGCGATCCTCTTTACAAACGTCGACGTCGAGGGGCAACTCGAGGGCGTCGCAACGGAGCCGGTTCGAGAGTTAGTCGACGCGACCGAGATCCCGGTCATTGCGAGCGGTGGCGTCGCGACTCTCGAGGACGTGCGCACGCTCGCGGATACCGGCGCAGCGGCGGTGGTCGTCGGCAGTGCACTGTACGAGGGGAACTTCACGCTCGAGGACGCGCAGGCGGCCGTCAACGAGTAA
- a CDS encoding inorganic phosphate transporter — MVETVLLVGIVASIFVGFNIGGSSTGIAWGPAVGAGLLRKVTAAALMTFFVFLGGWTVGRNVMDTLSGDIIAIEISLAAGVAVLFFIGLGILIANIFGVPVPTSMTTVGAIAGLGLVTNTLNFETIGWIISWWIVTPILALWIGATVGRYIYPELNRRFEITASEGPLLALNRSGSIPTIGLGPNTTYQELGGTITVLIIGCYMAFSAGASNVPNAVAPLVSSGALEVNTAIIVATVAIGLGGFTIARRTMESVGSELSDIPLLAALIVMITASTITTALSWAGIPISLVMASVMTIVGLGWGRATRPVTAREAIRGDVDREMSMGALKTEPDAPVTRIGEEESEEALNADNLFNPRAIMKYVSMWIIGPSMSTLLAYGFFLAVPFV; from the coding sequence ATGGTCGAAACCGTGCTGTTGGTCGGTATCGTAGCCTCGATTTTCGTCGGATTCAATATCGGCGGCTCGTCAACCGGGATCGCGTGGGGGCCGGCCGTGGGAGCGGGGCTCCTCCGAAAAGTCACGGCGGCCGCACTGATGACGTTCTTCGTCTTTCTCGGTGGCTGGACCGTCGGACGGAACGTCATGGACACCCTCAGCGGCGACATCATCGCGATCGAAATCTCGCTCGCAGCGGGCGTCGCCGTCCTCTTTTTTATCGGGCTGGGCATTCTCATCGCGAATATCTTCGGCGTCCCCGTCCCGACATCGATGACAACCGTCGGTGCGATCGCCGGGCTAGGATTGGTGACGAATACGCTTAATTTCGAGACGATCGGATGGATCATCTCGTGGTGGATCGTCACGCCGATCCTCGCACTCTGGATCGGTGCGACCGTCGGCCGGTATATTTACCCCGAACTCAATCGACGGTTCGAGATCACCGCCTCGGAGGGGCCGTTGCTTGCTCTGAATCGCAGCGGCTCGATTCCGACGATCGGTCTCGGGCCGAACACGACATACCAGGAACTCGGTGGAACGATCACTGTCTTGATCATCGGCTGTTACATGGCGTTCAGCGCCGGTGCGAGCAACGTCCCGAACGCCGTCGCGCCGCTGGTCAGCAGCGGCGCACTCGAGGTGAACACCGCCATCATCGTCGCGACGGTCGCGATCGGTCTCGGCGGGTTCACCATCGCCCGACGGACGATGGAATCCGTCGGAAGCGAACTCAGCGATATCCCACTTCTGGCAGCGCTGATCGTCATGATCACTGCCTCGACGATCACGACCGCACTCTCGTGGGCCGGCATTCCGATCAGTCTCGTAATGGCGTCGGTGATGACGATTGTCGGCCTGGGCTGGGGGCGAGCAACCCGTCCCGTGACGGCTCGAGAGGCCATTCGTGGGGATGTCGACAGAGAAATGTCGATGGGGGCACTGAAGACAGAACCGGACGCTCCAGTCACACGGATCGGCGAGGAAGAGTCTGAAGAGGCCTTGAATGCAGATAATCTCTTCAACCCCCGAGCCATCATGAAGTACGTCTCAATGTGGATCATCGGCCCGTCGATGTCGACGCTTCTCGCCTACGGGTTCTTCCTTGCGGTCCCGTTCGTCTGA
- a CDS encoding TrkH family potassium uptake protein, with protein sequence MTIRVDWRSSCSLTGTVLKWLAVPLAVPLVLAVLDGDAVFPFVAAIATTAVLGVALEQLREDPDLGQREAFLMVALTWLGVGVIGAIPFAVVGLGADSSSAFAGSIAGLVNALFESMSGITTTGATVMSGWDFDNQSRAILLWRQLLQWLGGLGILVVAIGLLSSLMVGGAQLMETETQTRNVRKLRPHIDETARLIWGLYVGLTVLAAGTFYALHLLGVAPNMDFFNAVSHALTSVSTAGFSPEPESVGAFTPIVQWAVIPFMILGATNFVLLYYITQGEFRHPFESEEFRFYLGVLGSFSAIVAAILWADPEIGKGLEPTIRHALFNVVSMVTTTGYASTDFALWSPGATHMLFLGMFIGGMAGSTTCSIKSLRWLVVLKAFRRNLFTSIHPEAIRPLRLSNTVVDEETIRDIYAYVLLAIMLFFLLTIFVVVDAARAGTPVTEFEALGASASIFLNIGPAFGMAGPMDNYAGFPTTTRAVMVVMMWVGRIEIIPVLVLLTPAFWKS encoded by the coding sequence ATGACGATTCGTGTCGACTGGCGCTCGAGTTGTAGCCTCACCGGGACGGTCCTGAAGTGGCTTGCCGTCCCGCTCGCGGTGCCGCTCGTGCTCGCGGTCCTCGACGGTGATGCCGTGTTCCCGTTCGTTGCTGCAATCGCGACGACGGCCGTACTCGGCGTCGCACTCGAGCAGTTGCGCGAGGACCCCGATCTCGGACAGCGGGAAGCGTTCCTGATGGTCGCCCTGACGTGGCTCGGCGTCGGCGTCATCGGTGCGATTCCGTTCGCGGTCGTCGGACTCGGTGCCGACTCGAGTTCTGCGTTTGCCGGCTCCATTGCGGGCCTCGTCAACGCGCTGTTCGAAAGCATGAGCGGTATTACGACGACCGGCGCGACGGTGATGAGCGGCTGGGACTTCGACAATCAGTCGCGTGCAATTCTCCTCTGGCGACAGCTCCTCCAGTGGCTCGGCGGCCTCGGCATCCTGGTCGTCGCCATCGGCCTGCTCTCGAGCCTGATGGTCGGTGGGGCACAGCTCATGGAGACCGAAACCCAGACCAGAAACGTCCGCAAACTCCGGCCACACATCGATGAGACGGCCCGACTCATCTGGGGGCTGTACGTCGGCCTGACAGTGCTGGCCGCGGGGACGTTCTACGCGCTCCACCTGCTTGGCGTGGCTCCGAACATGGACTTCTTCAACGCCGTCTCGCACGCACTAACGAGCGTCTCGACCGCCGGCTTCTCGCCGGAACCCGAAAGCGTCGGCGCGTTTACCCCGATCGTCCAGTGGGCCGTCATCCCCTTTATGATCCTCGGGGCGACCAACTTCGTCCTGCTGTACTACATCACGCAGGGCGAGTTCCGCCACCCCTTCGAGTCCGAGGAGTTCCGGTTCTATCTCGGCGTCCTCGGGAGCTTTAGTGCGATCGTGGCGGCGATCCTCTGGGCCGATCCGGAAATCGGCAAAGGCCTCGAGCCGACGATCAGACACGCGCTGTTCAACGTGGTCTCGATGGTGACGACGACGGGCTACGCCTCGACCGATTTCGCGCTCTGGTCGCCGGGAGCGACGCACATGCTGTTTCTCGGCATGTTCATCGGCGGGATGGCTGGATCGACGACCTGTTCGATCAAGTCGCTGCGCTGGCTGGTGGTGCTCAAGGCGTTCCGCCGCAACCTGTTTACATCGATCCACCCGGAAGCGATTCGCCCGCTTCGTCTCAGTAACACCGTCGTCGATGAGGAGACGATTCGAGACATCTACGCCTACGTCCTGCTGGCGATCATGCTCTTTTTTCTGCTGACGATCTTCGTCGTCGTCGACGCCGCCAGAGCCGGCACGCCCGTCACCGAGTTCGAAGCGCTCGGTGCCTCCGCCTCGATCTTTCTCAACATCGGTCCCGCGTTCGGGATGGCCGGCCCGATGGACAACTACGCCGGCTTTCCTACCACCACGCGCGCCGTCATGGTCGTCATGATGTGGGTCGGCCGCATCGAGATCATCCCCGTGCTCGTGCTGCTGACGCCGGCGTTCTGGAAATCGTGA
- a CDS encoding IMPACT family protein, with amino-acid sequence MSRTYRTVAEPATAEFVVQGSEFIGHIRPVDSVAAAESFIDAVCEEYADATHNVPAYRVRTGDDGTGGQFLREYSSDEGEPSGSAGKPALNVLTQQDIENVAVVVTRYYGGTNLGVGGLVRAYSTAVKDAVEAAGIVEQRPHERVSITVAYDDSGTVRGIVESEGYEFEADYQEEVSFDVRVPLEEADAFRDRLRSATSGRADLE; translated from the coding sequence GTGAGCCGAACCTACCGGACCGTCGCGGAGCCGGCCACCGCGGAGTTCGTCGTGCAGGGCTCCGAGTTCATCGGCCACATCCGGCCCGTCGACTCCGTCGCGGCTGCCGAGTCGTTCATCGACGCCGTCTGCGAGGAGTACGCCGACGCGACCCACAACGTCCCTGCCTACCGGGTGCGGACCGGCGACGACGGAACGGGCGGCCAGTTTCTCCGCGAGTACTCGAGTGACGAGGGCGAACCCTCCGGTTCGGCGGGCAAACCCGCGCTGAACGTCCTCACCCAGCAGGACATCGAGAACGTCGCCGTCGTCGTCACGCGCTACTACGGCGGGACGAACCTCGGCGTCGGCGGGCTCGTCCGGGCCTACTCCACGGCGGTGAAAGACGCCGTCGAGGCGGCGGGCATCGTCGAGCAGCGCCCGCACGAGCGCGTTTCGATCACCGTCGCCTACGACGACTCGGGGACGGTTCGCGGCATCGTCGAAAGCGAGGGCTACGAGTTCGAAGCCGACTATCAGGAAGAGGTTTCTTTCGACGTGCGGGTGCCACTCGAGGAAGCCGACGCGTTCCGGGATCGACTCCGGAGCGCGACCAGCGGGCGCGCCGACCTCGAGTGA
- a CDS encoding DUF7522 family protein → MNEETIDPTLAEELRSICRTTVGDELRSITYFTDDDVEQLYLRSDLDRTADLVGFADHERRGFHAQSAYRNTQLGEYQATIRMFENGYLSRVIRGPHGVWVTTDAMSMERFEELTSALEVVLEEFADDVAASA, encoded by the coding sequence ATGAACGAGGAGACAATCGATCCGACGCTCGCCGAGGAACTGCGAAGCATCTGTCGGACGACCGTCGGCGACGAACTCCGGAGCATTACGTACTTCACCGACGACGACGTCGAGCAGCTGTACCTCCGGTCGGATCTCGATCGAACGGCCGATCTCGTCGGTTTCGCCGACCACGAGCGGCGCGGTTTTCACGCCCAGTCGGCGTATCGCAACACCCAACTCGGCGAGTATCAGGCGACGATCCGGATGTTCGAAAACGGCTATCTCTCGCGGGTGATTCGCGGCCCCCACGGCGTCTGGGTGACGACCGACGCCATGTCGATGGAACGGTTCGAGGAACTCACGAGCGCCCTCGAGGTAGTCCTCGAGGAGTTCGCAGACGACGTCGCGGCCTCGGCGTAA